A DNA window from Mucilaginibacter xinganensis contains the following coding sequences:
- a CDS encoding glycoside hydrolase family 130 protein has product MAEVKKEGVILRQTDLDFENDGVLNPAVWQEGNTVHLFYRAVRKGNYSSIGYCKLNGPLKIAERMNTPFLSPQFDYEKHGMEDPRIVKIDDLYYLSYVAFDDENALGALATSTNLQHFDRKGIIVPQISYDDFDLLTKNNTTLNEKYLRYNRGAKILADKDFVFFPRRINGKLTFLHRIKPDIQIVSVSSLNELTDEFWKDYFSHFEEHIFLSPKFAHEVSYVGAGCPPVETPNGWLVLYHGVKDTVKGYQYSCCAALFDLNAPQKEIARLSYPLFKPELEYELMGDVDDVCFPTGTALFGDVLYIYYGAADELIACACVQLSALLEELTSLSKCKL; this is encoded by the coding sequence ATGGCAGAAGTTAAAAAAGAAGGTGTAATACTCAGGCAAACGGATCTGGATTTTGAAAATGACGGCGTACTTAACCCGGCGGTATGGCAGGAAGGGAATACAGTGCATCTTTTTTACCGGGCCGTACGCAAGGGTAATTATTCAAGTATAGGTTATTGCAAGCTCAATGGCCCTCTGAAAATCGCGGAGCGGATGAATACGCCGTTTTTATCGCCGCAGTTTGATTATGAAAAACACGGGATGGAAGACCCGCGGATTGTAAAGATCGATGATCTATACTATCTCTCATACGTAGCTTTTGATGATGAGAATGCACTGGGTGCGCTGGCTACTTCAACAAACCTACAGCATTTTGACAGGAAGGGAATAATTGTGCCTCAAATTAGCTATGATGATTTTGACCTTCTTACAAAAAATAATACCACATTAAATGAAAAATACCTGCGCTATAACCGCGGGGCAAAGATCCTGGCTGATAAGGATTTTGTTTTCTTTCCACGAAGGATTAACGGGAAATTGACCTTTTTGCACCGGATTAAACCCGATATTCAAATTGTTTCGGTTAGTAGTTTAAATGAATTGACGGACGAGTTCTGGAAAGATTATTTTAGCCATTTTGAAGAGCATATTTTTCTCAGCCCCAAATTTGCGCACGAGGTTAGCTATGTAGGGGCCGGTTGCCCCCCTGTTGAAACGCCAAACGGCTGGCTTGTACTTTACCATGGTGTAAAAGACACGGTGAAGGGATATCAATACTCCTGCTGCGCCGCACTTTTTGATTTGAATGCCCCCCAAAAGGAAATTGCCCGGCTTTCATACCCCTTATTTAAGCCCGAGCTGGAATACGAGTTAATGGGCGATGTGGACGATGTATGCTTCCCTACAGGAACAGCTTTATTTGGCGATGTGCTGTATATTTATTACGGCGCAGCAGATGAGCTGATAGCCTGCGCCTGTGTACAATTATCCGCATTACTCGAAGAGCTTACCTCACTTTCAAAATGTAAGCTTTAA
- a CDS encoding type I phosphomannose isomerase catalytic subunit — MEQEQLYPLKFEPIYQYRVWGGRRLNSLLEKPLPKNEPVGEAWILSDRADHSSKITNGKLKGKSINWLFEHTPKQLLGKLQGGFNRFPLLLKFLDCQDVLSVQVHPSDALKDYIPEGESGKTEAWVVLETGKGASIYAGLKSGTTNTKIKADLEKHQVADDLASFKPKVGDSILIEAGTVHTLGDVVVFEVQQNSDVTYRLYDWDRVDAKTGKLRELQVQQALACIDFSKVELKPVITTVKANEPVLRELVIDNKHFSMSRITGEYPFMVGNEAAPRVLVCLEGGGEVESGNEFYHLAKGEVMLLPAISGACPFVPDGNVTLLELCLPEV, encoded by the coding sequence ATGGAGCAGGAACAACTTTATCCGCTGAAATTTGAACCCATTTACCAATACCGCGTTTGGGGAGGCAGACGGCTCAATAGTTTACTGGAAAAACCTTTACCAAAAAATGAACCGGTAGGCGAGGCCTGGATATTAAGTGACCGCGCTGATCATTCCAGCAAAATAACCAACGGCAAGTTAAAAGGAAAATCTATCAACTGGCTTTTTGAACATACACCCAAACAGTTGCTGGGAAAACTACAGGGCGGCTTCAACCGGTTCCCGCTGCTGCTGAAGTTTTTAGATTGCCAGGATGTGCTGTCGGTACAGGTGCATCCTTCGGACGCGCTGAAAGACTATATTCCAGAAGGGGAAAGCGGCAAAACGGAAGCCTGGGTAGTGTTGGAAACAGGAAAAGGCGCAAGCATTTATGCCGGCTTAAAAAGCGGCACAACTAACACCAAAATTAAGGCCGACCTGGAGAAACACCAGGTTGCTGATGACCTGGCCAGCTTTAAGCCCAAAGTTGGCGACAGTATATTGATTGAGGCTGGCACGGTACATACGCTTGGTGATGTGGTGGTTTTTGAAGTGCAGCAAAACAGCGATGTAACCTATCGCCTTTATGATTGGGACCGCGTTGACGCAAAAACCGGAAAACTACGTGAGCTACAGGTGCAACAAGCGCTGGCCTGTATTGACTTTAGTAAGGTGGAATTAAAGCCGGTTATTACCACCGTGAAAGCCAATGAACCTGTATTGCGCGAATTGGTTATTGATAACAAACATTTTAGCATGAGCCGGATTACCGGAGAATATCCTTTTATGGTGGGAAACGAAGCCGCGCCGCGCGTACTGGTATGTTTGGAGGGTGGCGGCGAAGTAGAAAGCGGTAATGAATTTTACCACCTTGCCAAAGGCGAGGTAATGCTGCTGCCCGCTATAAGTGGTGCCTGTCCCTTTGTGCCGGACGGCAACGTGACACTACTGGAGCTATGTTTGCCGGAAGTGTGA
- a CDS encoding class I fructose-bisphosphate aldolase: MKTDELINTATALMAGDKGLLAMDESTGTCNKRFEEAGIPTTIEYRRAYRELIVTTPNFGDCISGAILYDETIYQSTKKGVLFIDALKKAGIIPGIKVDEGTVNMANFPGEKITEGLDGLRQRLEKYYDLGARFAKWRAVITIGEDTPTKANIEANMHLLARYAALCQENGIVPIVEPEVLMDGDHNLKKCQKVTEKALKMLFKQLEKQRVDLRGLILKPNMILPGTKSEKQASVDKVAKATVGTLLKCVPPSVPGIAFLSGGQSPELASAHLNAMHVKYKGKLPWALTFSFARAIQEPAMNAWKGLDKNVKVAQKLLYKRASLDNAARRGEYTPDMELVDKPLILTVK; encoded by the coding sequence ATGAAAACAGATGAATTGATCAATACAGCAACCGCCCTGATGGCCGGTGACAAAGGTTTGCTGGCCATGGACGAAAGCACGGGCACTTGCAACAAACGTTTTGAAGAAGCGGGAATTCCAACAACAATTGAATACCGGCGCGCTTATCGTGAACTTATTGTTACTACCCCCAATTTTGGCGATTGTATTAGCGGAGCTATTCTTTACGACGAAACAATTTACCAATCAACCAAAAAGGGCGTGCTGTTTATTGACGCCTTAAAAAAAGCGGGTATCATACCCGGCATTAAGGTTGACGAGGGTACCGTAAATATGGCCAACTTCCCCGGCGAAAAGATAACCGAAGGGCTGGATGGCCTGCGGCAGCGCCTTGAAAAATATTATGATCTTGGCGCGCGCTTTGCCAAATGGCGCGCTGTAATTACCATTGGTGAAGATACACCCACAAAAGCAAATATCGAAGCCAATATGCATTTGCTCGCCCGCTATGCCGCTCTTTGCCAGGAAAATGGCATTGTGCCTATTGTTGAGCCCGAAGTATTGATGGATGGCGATCATAACCTTAAAAAATGTCAGAAGGTTACCGAAAAGGCATTAAAGATGCTTTTCAAACAGCTGGAAAAGCAACGCGTTGATCTGCGCGGACTAATTCTTAAGCCCAATATGATATTGCCGGGCACAAAAAGCGAAAAGCAGGCAAGTGTCGATAAGGTAGCAAAAGCCACAGTGGGTACATTGTTAAAATGCGTGCCGCCGTCCGTACCCGGCATCGCTTTTTTATCAGGTGGACAGTCACCTGAGCTGGCCAGTGCCCACTTAAATGCTATGCACGTAAAATATAAAGGTAAATTGCCATGGGCGTTAACTTTCTCGTTTGCCAGGGCCATACAGGAACCTGCTATGAATGCCTGGAAAGGGTTGGATAAAAATGTAAAAGTGGCGCAAAAACTACTTTATAAAAGGGCCAGCCTTGATAATGCGGCACGCAGGGGCGAATACACGCCTGATATGGAACTGGTTGATAAGCCTTTGATCCTGACTGTAAAATAA
- a CDS encoding 5' nucleotidase, NT5C type, with protein MRKSIAIDMDGVIADEVVQLLTWYERHYGLKIHPNELSGRSEDEVVPEKDAYTKFTKMAGFFRTMPLMPGAVESVKKLSAQYDIYIVSAAMQYPHSLSEKREWLGANFPFISWRNIIFCGDKSIIGTDYMIDDHIKNLDYFKGKTIMFHAFHNVNHNHHTRVNNWDEVLTLMDSGF; from the coding sequence ATGAGAAAGTCGATAGCTATTGACATGGATGGTGTGATTGCCGATGAGGTAGTACAGTTGTTAACCTGGTATGAAAGACATTACGGATTAAAGATCCATCCCAATGAACTTAGCGGCCGCAGCGAGGATGAGGTGGTGCCTGAAAAAGATGCTTACACCAAATTTACAAAAATGGCCGGCTTCTTTCGTACCATGCCGCTTATGCCGGGTGCTGTTGAATCCGTAAAAAAACTGTCAGCGCAGTACGACATCTATATCGTTTCTGCAGCTATGCAATACCCGCACTCCCTTTCCGAAAAACGGGAATGGTTGGGGGCAAATTTTCCTTTTATAAGCTGGCGGAACATTATTTTCTGCGGGGATAAAAGTATTATCGGCACGGATTATATGATTGATGACCATATCAAAAACCTTGATTATTTTAAAGGCAAAACTATTATGTTCCATGCGTTTCATAACGTGAACCATAACCATCACACAAGGGTAAATAATTGGGATGAAGTTTTAACACTGATGGATAGCGGGTTTTAA
- the bglX gene encoding beta-glucosidase BglX produces the protein MNRIKSIIITFVLFFTAFGFAFAQPGSIPQKVEALVRKMTLAEKIGQLNQYNGDWAATGPVTTDVGNKLDAIKRGEVGSILNIVGVQHTRVFQEAAMQSRLKIPLLFGQDVIHGYSVTFPIPLAEAASWDLAVIERSARIAGTEAAAGGVHWTFAPMVDIARDPRWGRVMEGAGEDPYLGSLIATARVKGFQGKGLGNLDAVMACAKHFTAYGAAIGGRDYNSVDMSLRTLWEVYLPPFKAAVDAGVGTFMNSFNDLNGTPASASHYLQRDILKDKWGFKGFVVSDWGSIGEMINHGYVKDNYDAAEAAINAGNDMDMESRSYINNLAKLVAAKKVSVKTIDEAVSRILTKKYELGLFDDPYRFSNAEREKSMLNTGEHIAAARDAARKSIVLMKNDNQLLPLSKNTGSIALIGPMVKLKKENKGFWSLDVGDESQVVSLYEGMQQQASKTKLLYAKGCDVTDTSRAAFKEAYLTAMQADVVVMAMGERFDMTGEAKSRANIHLPGVQEELIKAIVATGKPVVVLLYAGRPMVFDWTADHAPAILYTWWLGNQAGNAIADVLYGNYNPSAKLPITFPRTEGQIPIYYNHYNTGRPAKTDSDVNYTSAYIDLLNSPKFAFGHGLSYTTFKYDNLKLSKKNMLKDGAITVSFDLQNTGKYPGEEVVQLYLRDIVSQPLRPVKELKDFKKLLLQPGGKKTITFTINKDKLAFYNDQLQWITQPGEFRVMIGSASDDIRLQDSFILAN, from the coding sequence ATGAACCGCATAAAATCAATCATCATCACCTTCGTATTGTTTTTTACTGCATTTGGTTTTGCGTTTGCGCAACCCGGCAGCATTCCGCAGAAAGTTGAAGCATTAGTAAGGAAAATGACTTTGGCCGAGAAAATTGGCCAGTTAAACCAATATAATGGCGACTGGGCGGCAACCGGCCCTGTAACTACCGATGTAGGCAATAAGCTGGACGCAATAAAACGCGGCGAGGTTGGTTCCATACTTAATATTGTAGGCGTACAGCATACGCGGGTTTTCCAGGAGGCCGCGATGCAATCGCGGTTAAAAATACCATTGTTGTTTGGGCAGGACGTGATCCACGGATACAGTGTTACGTTCCCAATTCCGCTTGCTGAAGCTGCAAGCTGGGATCTGGCTGTTATAGAACGGTCGGCACGGATTGCCGGAACCGAAGCTGCTGCGGGCGGAGTACACTGGACGTTTGCCCCCATGGTTGACATTGCCCGCGACCCGCGCTGGGGCCGCGTGATGGAAGGCGCCGGAGAAGATCCATATTTAGGTTCATTAATAGCAACCGCGCGTGTTAAGGGTTTCCAGGGTAAAGGGCTTGGAAACCTGGATGCAGTTATGGCCTGCGCCAAACATTTTACAGCTTACGGCGCTGCCATTGGCGGCCGCGACTATAACAGCGTTGACATGAGTTTACGTACGCTTTGGGAAGTGTACCTTCCGCCTTTTAAAGCGGCGGTTGACGCCGGTGTGGGTACATTTATGAATTCATTCAACGATTTGAATGGCACCCCGGCATCTGCCAGCCACTATTTACAGCGTGATATTTTAAAAGACAAATGGGGCTTTAAAGGTTTTGTGGTAAGCGACTGGGGATCAATAGGCGAAATGATCAATCATGGGTACGTGAAAGATAATTACGACGCTGCAGAAGCCGCCATAAACGCAGGGAATGATATGGATATGGAAAGCCGCAGCTATATTAATAACCTGGCAAAACTGGTGGCTGCAAAAAAGGTATCTGTAAAAACAATTGACGAAGCGGTGAGCCGCATCCTGACCAAAAAGTATGAACTGGGGTTATTTGATGATCCCTACAGGTTTAGCAATGCCGAACGAGAAAAGAGCATGTTAAATACAGGCGAGCATATAGCTGCTGCAAGGGATGCCGCCCGTAAAAGCATCGTGCTGATGAAAAACGACAATCAGTTGCTGCCCTTATCAAAAAATACAGGCTCAATAGCATTGATAGGGCCGATGGTAAAGCTAAAAAAAGAGAACAAAGGATTTTGGTCGCTGGACGTTGGGGACGAAAGCCAGGTGGTATCATTGTACGAAGGCATGCAGCAACAGGCCAGCAAAACTAAATTGCTGTATGCAAAAGGCTGTGATGTGACGGATACCAGCCGCGCCGCATTTAAGGAGGCCTATTTAACAGCCATGCAGGCCGACGTGGTGGTAATGGCTATGGGCGAAAGGTTTGACATGACCGGCGAGGCTAAAAGCCGCGCTAACATTCATTTACCAGGTGTGCAGGAAGAGTTGATCAAAGCAATTGTGGCAACCGGCAAGCCAGTAGTTGTGCTGCTTTATGCAGGAAGGCCTATGGTTTTTGACTGGACAGCCGACCATGCCCCGGCAATTTTATATACCTGGTGGCTGGGGAACCAGGCAGGCAACGCCATTGCCGATGTGCTTTACGGCAATTATAATCCATCGGCTAAGCTGCCTATTACTTTTCCGCGTACCGAGGGCCAGATTCCAATATATTATAACCATTACAACACGGGTCGCCCTGCTAAAACAGATAGCGATGTGAACTATACTTCGGCTTATATAGATCTGCTGAACAGTCCCAAATTTGCGTTTGGGCACGGCTTAAGTTATACCACTTTTAAGTACGATAACCTTAAACTGAGCAAAAAGAATATGCTAAAGGATGGAGCCATAACCGTTTCGTTCGACCTGCAAAATACCGGGAAATACCCCGGTGAGGAAGTGGTTCAGCTTTACCTGCGCGATATAGTTTCACAACCGTTGCGCCCTGTGAAAGAATTAAAGGATTTCAAGAAACTACTGCTGCAACCAGGCGGGAAAAAGACTATTACATTTACTATAAATAAAGATAAACTTGCTTTTTATAACGATCAATTGCAGTGGATAACGCAGCCTGGCGAATTCAGGGTAATGATAGGCAGCGCATCTGACGATATAAGACTGCAGGATAGCTTTATACTTGCCAACTAA
- a CDS encoding 5' nucleotidase, NT5C type — translation MKKSIAVDMDGVIADTETHFLNWYEREYGVRIGVHEIQGREENEMFPDKTVARKFAFTPGFFRSLPVMTGAVEALKTLMKSYDVYIVSAAMEFPQSLPEKLEWLKEHFPFISWRNIIFCGDKSIIGTDYMIDDHIKNLDFFKGTTIMFHAFHNVNHNHHQRANNWDEVLKLLVK, via the coding sequence ATGAAAAAGTCTATAGCTGTTGATATGGATGGCGTTATTGCCGACACCGAAACCCATTTTTTAAACTGGTACGAAAGGGAATACGGCGTAAGGATAGGTGTACATGAAATACAGGGCCGTGAAGAAAACGAAATGTTTCCTGACAAAACAGTCGCCCGCAAGTTTGCATTTACTCCCGGCTTTTTCCGCTCTTTACCGGTAATGACCGGTGCTGTTGAAGCACTGAAGACCCTAATGAAAAGCTACGATGTTTATATCGTTTCGGCTGCTATGGAATTCCCGCAGTCGCTGCCTGAAAAGCTGGAATGGCTGAAAGAACATTTCCCTTTTATCAGCTGGCGCAATATCATTTTTTGTGGCGATAAAAGCATCATCGGCACCGATTATATGATTGATGACCACATCAAAAACCTCGACTTTTTTAAAGGAACCACCATTATGTTCCACGCCTTTCATAATGTTAACCACAACCATCACCAAAGGGCAAACAATTGGGATGAGGTGCTGAAGTTGCTGGTAAAATAA
- a CDS encoding 6-phosphogluconolactonase has product MKLRTYAGYNEMCRATAEIILNQVKLKPDSLICLTSGDTPAGIYKLLVQYQKEKKVDFSQCYFVGLDEWVGMDKNDAGSCTNFLYESFFTPAKIASSRMMVFDAKAADLDASCRTMDAFINEKGPLAIMLVGIGMNGHLGLNEPGADFNSYAHHSPLAPITIEVGQKYFQQETKLTEGITLGLKHLQEAQIPMLLASGKKKATIVAKALQGEVTNKVPASIFQTLGNGYAMMDEDAASGLVD; this is encoded by the coding sequence ATGAAATTACGTACTTATGCCGGTTATAATGAAATGTGCCGCGCCACCGCAGAGATCATTTTAAACCAGGTAAAACTGAAACCCGATTCATTGATCTGCCTTACCTCGGGCGATACGCCTGCCGGTATTTATAAACTCTTGGTGCAATATCAAAAGGAAAAAAAGGTTGATTTTAGCCAGTGTTATTTTGTCGGGCTTGATGAGTGGGTAGGGATGGATAAAAATGATGCGGGCAGCTGCACCAACTTTTTGTACGAAAGTTTTTTCACCCCTGCAAAAATAGCATCGTCACGAATGATGGTATTTGACGCCAAAGCAGCAGACCTGGATGCTTCATGCCGGACCATGGATGCTTTTATAAATGAAAAGGGTCCGCTGGCTATAATGCTGGTGGGGATTGGCATGAACGGCCATTTGGGCCTCAACGAACCGGGAGCCGATTTTAACTCATACGCGCACCACTCGCCGCTGGCACCAATCACAATAGAAGTAGGACAAAAATATTTTCAGCAGGAAACCAAGCTTACTGAAGGCATAACCCTTGGACTGAAACACCTGCAGGAAGCGCAAATTCCGATGCTGCTGGCTTCGGGTAAAAAAAAGGCAACTATAGTTGCAAAAGCGTTGCAGGGCGAAGTAACCAATAAAGTGCCAGCCTCAATTTTTCAAACGCTTGGCAATGGCTATGCGATGATGGATGAAGACGCAGCATCGGGGCTGGTGGATTAG
- the pstS gene encoding phosphate ABC transporter substrate-binding protein PstS, with protein MKIFKISQFAFAAMLLAETALISCGGNNTKSGSDSSSKPAEAAASTTDANTLLGAGSTFVYPLFSKMFAEYNKETGIKVNYQSIGSGGGILQLTNKTIDFGDSDAPLNDDQTKKIGAEVLHIPMCAGAVVISYNLPDLKSTLKLDPEVLANIFLGKITKWDDAAIAKINPGVKLPSTGIFIAHRSDGSGTTNIFTTYLSKVSADWNTKPGKGSAINWPVGLGGKGNEGVAGLIKQTPGAIGYIELAYAIQNKMTFADLKNKSGNYITPTVASTSAAGNIAIPADAKVSLSNTDAKDGYPISGFTWAMIYKEQNYSGRTKDRAEKVIKLLWWNTHEGQKLCNDLNYAPLSPAAVAVAEKILKSATFDGKAIQQ; from the coding sequence ATGAAAATTTTCAAAATAAGTCAGTTCGCCTTTGCAGCAATGCTGCTGGCTGAAACAGCTTTGATAAGCTGCGGCGGAAACAACACAAAATCAGGTAGCGACAGCTCTTCAAAACCTGCTGAGGCCGCTGCTTCAACAACAGATGCTAACACCCTGCTTGGCGCAGGCAGCACCTTTGTTTATCCGCTTTTTTCAAAGATGTTTGCTGAATACAACAAGGAAACCGGCATAAAAGTAAATTATCAGTCTATCGGATCAGGCGGCGGTATCTTACAACTTACCAATAAAACAATTGACTTTGGCGATTCAGACGCTCCTTTAAATGACGATCAAACCAAAAAAATTGGTGCAGAAGTGCTGCACATCCCTATGTGCGCAGGCGCGGTAGTGATCAGCTATAACCTGCCCGACTTAAAAAGCACGTTAAAACTAGACCCTGAAGTTTTAGCCAATATATTTTTAGGCAAAATAACTAAATGGGATGATGCAGCAATTGCAAAAATAAATCCGGGTGTTAAGTTACCTTCAACCGGCATCTTCATTGCCCACAGAAGCGATGGCAGCGGAACAACTAATATTTTTACCACCTACCTTTCAAAAGTTAGCGCCGACTGGAATACCAAGCCCGGTAAAGGCTCGGCAATTAACTGGCCTGTTGGTTTGGGTGGCAAGGGTAATGAAGGTGTTGCAGGCTTAATTAAACAAACTCCTGGTGCCATTGGTTACATTGAACTTGCTTACGCTATTCAAAACAAAATGACCTTTGCCGATCTGAAAAACAAAAGCGGAAACTACATTACCCCAACTGTTGCCTCAACAAGCGCGGCAGGTAATATAGCAATCCCTGCTGATGCAAAAGTTTCATTAAGTAATACCGATGCTAAAGACGGTTACCCGATTAGCGGTTTTACATGGGCAATGATCTACAAAGAACAAAACTATAGTGGCCGCACTAAAGACCGTGCAGAAAAAGTGATAAAACTACTTTGGTGGAACACCCATGAAGGACAGAAGTTGTGCAACGATCTGAACTATGCACCGCTATCGCCAGCAGCTGTTG
- a CDS encoding NAD(P)-dependent oxidoreductase, whose protein sequence is MSTTKIGWIGLGKMGIPMSQQLIKAGYSLTAYNRSKVKEATLLTAGATTAATPALLLQQVDIVIIMVSDDNAIQDIFNGRDGLLGVNTTDKIIINMSTVSPAISRQMAQLCNQQGNHYLDAPVSGSVKQAEDGTLVIMVGGEEAIFEKAKPVLEKIGKLVMRVGDTGAGNTAKLVINTLLGIHAQGLAEAVLFAQQNGIEALPLLTLLNNGALSSPFLKIKGDAIVNDSYSAAFALKHIAKDLRLAKDLGLSTPLGEAAYETFQQAEPALGDEDIIAVIKALRK, encoded by the coding sequence ATGAGCACAACTAAAATTGGCTGGATAGGCCTTGGTAAAATGGGTATCCCAATGTCACAACAGTTGATAAAGGCAGGCTATTCGCTTACCGCTTATAACCGCAGCAAGGTTAAAGAGGCTACTTTATTAACGGCCGGCGCAACCACGGCGGCCACACCCGCCCTGCTTTTGCAACAGGTGGATATAGTAATCATCATGGTATCTGATGACAACGCCATTCAAGATATTTTTAACGGCCGGGATGGTTTGCTTGGCGTCAATACAACCGATAAGATAATTATCAATATGAGCACCGTTTCACCTGCAATTAGCAGGCAAATGGCGCAGCTTTGTAACCAACAGGGTAATCATTACCTTGATGCACCGGTATCCGGCAGCGTAAAACAGGCAGAAGACGGCACATTGGTAATAATGGTTGGCGGCGAAGAAGCTATTTTTGAAAAGGCCAAACCTGTATTAGAAAAAATTGGCAAGCTGGTCATGAGGGTTGGCGATACCGGCGCAGGCAATACCGCCAAACTGGTAATTAACACCCTACTTGGCATCCACGCACAGGGTCTTGCTGAGGCGGTATTATTCGCACAGCAAAACGGTATTGAAGCGCTCCCTTTATTAACCCTCTTAAACAACGGGGCACTCAGCAGCCCATTCCTGAAAATTAAAGGTGATGCTATTGTTAACGACAGTTACAGCGCAGCGTTTGCCCTTAAACACATTGCAAAGGACCTTCGCCTAGCAAAAGACCTGGGACTTTCAACCCCACTTGGCGAAGCCGCTTACGAAACTTTCCAACAGGCAGAGCCAGCTTTAGGTGATGAAGATATTATTGCAGTAATAAAAGCGCTGAGAAAATAA
- a CDS encoding HAD-IIB family hydrolase, protein MKKLIVFDLDGTLAESKAAIDNEMAGRLAALLTVAKVAIISGGDWPQFEKQVLAHLPKGKKLQNLYILPTCGTKFYQYKTSWKQLYAENFTDAQKKKIITSLNEAVDASGYKAAKTWGETIEDRGSQVTYSALGQAAPLDEKKKYDPDFKKRDKIKKQLDKLIPGFAVNLGGATSIDVTKKGIDKKYGMHKLRDVLDIKISEMIFIGDAIFPGGNDYPARQSGAFSICVKDPDETKRVVEGIIGSLDNGHFKKGF, encoded by the coding sequence ATGAAGAAATTGATTGTTTTTGACCTGGACGGCACACTTGCTGAAAGCAAGGCCGCTATTGATAATGAAATGGCCGGGCGGCTTGCAGCCCTGTTGACGGTGGCGAAGGTTGCCATTATATCGGGTGGTGACTGGCCTCAGTTTGAGAAACAGGTGCTTGCACATCTGCCTAAAGGTAAGAAATTGCAAAACCTTTATATTTTGCCAACCTGCGGAACCAAGTTTTATCAATACAAAACCAGTTGGAAGCAGTTGTATGCCGAAAACTTTACCGATGCGCAGAAAAAGAAGATCATTACTTCGCTGAATGAAGCGGTGGATGCCTCGGGCTATAAAGCCGCCAAAACCTGGGGTGAAACTATTGAGGATCGCGGGAGCCAGGTAACTTATTCGGCATTGGGGCAGGCTGCTCCATTAGATGAAAAGAAAAAATACGATCCCGATTTTAAGAAACGCGATAAAATAAAAAAACAGCTGGATAAACTGATCCCGGGGTTTGCCGTGAATTTGGGCGGCGCTACTTCCATTGACGTCACCAAAAAGGGGATAGACAAAAAATATGGGATGCATAAGCTGCGGGATGTACTGGATATTAAGATCAGCGAAATGATATTTATTGGGGATGCTATTTTCCCGGGTGGCAATGATTACCCTGCCAGGCAATCGGGTGCATTTTCTATTTGTGTGAAAGATCCTGACGAAACAAAGCGTGTTGTCGAAGGTATTATAGGCAGTCTGGATAATGGGCATTTTAAAAAAGGGTTTTAA